In bacterium YEK0313, the DNA window CCAGCGAGCTCGTGGCCGTCATGCGCGCCCGCCTGCTCAACGACGTCGCCGGCGCCGAGCAGCGGCGCGAGGCGGCCCGGGTGTCGCTGGCGAGCTTCTCGCGCACGCAGGAGCTGGAGGCCGACGCGATCGGTGTGCGCCTGCTCGCCAAGGCCGGCTTCGACCCCTATGGCGCCTCGCGCTTCCTGCAGACCATGGAACGCAACGCCGCCCTGCGCAGCCAGGCGCAGGCGGCGAGCGGCGGACCGGATTTCATGGCGTCCCACCCGACGACGCCCGAGCGGATCCGCCAGGCGGTGCTCGTCGCCCGGCAATATTCGGGCCCGGACGGCATGCCGCGCGATCGCGAGCGCTATCTGCGCGCGCTCGAGGGCGTGACCTATGGCGAGGATCCGCGCCAGGGCTTTGTGCGCGGCCGCAGCTTCATCCATCCCCGGCTTGGCTTCACCGTGACCGCGCCGGAGGGCTTCACGCTCGAAAATTCGCGCGCGGCGGTCACCGGCCTCGGCCCGAACGACATGGCGATCAGGCTCGATGTGGTGCGCGTGCCGTCCAACCAGTCGCTGACCGCCTATCTCGGCTCCGGCTGGATCGACGGGCTCGCCGAAAGCTCGGTCGAGGCGGTCACCGTCAACGGCTTCCAGGCGGCGACCGCGATAGCGCGCGGCCCGGACTGGTCGTTCCGCATCTTCGTGGTGCGGTTCGGCAGCGAGGTCTACCGGCTGATCTATGCCGCGCGCGACCTCAATGGCGAAGTCGACCAGATGTTCCGCGCCTCGATGGAGACCTTCCGCCGCCTCAGCGCCGCGGAAGCTGCGGTGAAGCAGGTGCGCATCCGCACCATGCGCGCCGGCCAGGGCGACACGGTCGAGACCTTCCTGCCGCGCATGCAGATCACCGACCGTCCGGCCGAGCGCTTCCGGGTGCTCAACGGCCTCGGACCGGACGAGGAACCGCGCGGCGGCGAGCTGGTCAAGATCATCCAGGAATGACCGCGCGGGGCGCCGGCGGATCGTTCAGCGGACCACCATCACCGCATCGCGGGCGAGCCGCGGCAGGATCTTGGCGAAATCCTCGCGCCGGATCGCGACGCAGCCGGCGGTCGGCGTGAAGCCGTCGCGCGCGCCGTGCCAGAAGATCGCGCTGCCGTAATGCCGGCGCACCGGCCGGTCGTTCCAGCCGAGCTCGACGATCACGTCATAGAGATGGTCGGCCCGCGTCAGGCATTCCTCGGCCGAGCCGGGCGGCCGGCTGATCAGCCGGTTGTAGCGCCGGTCGCCCGCATCGTCGCACCAGGCATCGGTCGGCCGGATCGCTCTGACGGCCTGCAGGCTCGCCGGTCGCCGCAGCCGGTCGCTGCGGTAGAACACGCGGCGCAGGGGCAGGCTCGCGCGCGGCGTCCGGCCGTCGCCTTCGCGCTTGACGGCATGGATGCCCGACCGGCCGAGCGCGCACGGAAAGGACGCCTCGCCGACATGAAGGACGCCCCGGCTCGGCCGTCCGGGCAGGCTATGAACAAAAATCCGGCTGACCAACCGTTTCGCCATCATATCGACACTTGGATTGCTAGCTAACCGCCCTGGGAATTTCAGGTTAGAAGGCTGAGATGGATTCGGTAATACCGCCGGACATTTGCACGACATGCTGTTCTGTGTCGTAGTCGAAACCTCACCTTGACGGCCGCCCCCTTCCTTTTTCTGGGTGATTCGATGAGCCAAGTGCGAAAGATTCTGCTCTGCGACGACGATGCCGACATGCGCGAGGCGCTGGCGGAACAGCTGGCGCTCCACGAGGAATTCGAGACGAGCACGGTCGATTCCGCAGCCAAGGCGATCCAGGCCACCAAGGGCGAGCATCTCGACCTCCTGATCATGGATGTGGGCCTGCCCGACATGGACGGGCGCGAGGCGGTCAAGATCATGCGCAAGGGCGGATTCAAGAGCCCGGTGATCATGCTGACCGGCCATGATACCGATTCCGACACGATCCTCGGCCTCGAGGCCGGCGCCAACGACTATGTCGTCAAGCCGTTCCGGTTCGCCGTTCTGCTCGCCCGCATCCGCGCGCAACTGCGCCAGCACGAGGCGAGCGAGGACGCGGTGTTCCAGATTGGTGCCTACAGCTTCCGGCCGTCCTCCAAGCTCCTGGTCACCGAGAAGAACGGCAAGATCCGGCTGACCGAAAAGGAGACCGCGATCCTGCGCTATCTCTACCGGCAGGGGCTGAAGCCGGTCTCGCGCGAGGTGCTGCTGTCGGAGGTCTGGGGCTACAATTCGGGTGTCACCACCCATACGCTCGAAACCCACATCTACCGCTTGAGGCAGAAGATCGAAAAAGATCCCGCCAATGCGTCATTGCTGGTCACCGAAGCCGGCGGCTACAAGCTCGTCCCCTGAAGAGCTAGTGTCCCGAATCTGAAATTCGCTTAAGTCTGATTGCCGAGCGCAGAGCGAATTTCGGATACCAGGACACTAGTAACGTATTGATTTCTAGTGTCGCCTCGATTTCGAAGTTCGCCCAGAGCTTGATTTCGAAATGGAGCGGACTTCGAAATCACGACACTAGACGGCTTTCGATGGCTCTCGACGATGACATCGCCCTGCTTGCGCGCGTGCCGCTCTTTGCGTCTCTCGGCCAGGAGCCGCTGCGGCTGCTCGCCTTCTCGGCCGAGACGCGGACGGTGCGCGGCGGCGACATCCTGTTCCGCGAAGGCCAGGCGGCGGATGCCGGCTTCGTCGTGGTCGAGGGCGCGTTCGTTCTCAGCAGCGCCAGCGGCATAGCCGAGCGCGTCGTCGGGCCGGGCGTGCTGCTCGGCGAGATCGCGCTGATCGTCGAGACGCTGAGGCCGGCGACAGCCACGGCGCGCGGCGCATCCTCGGCCATGCGGGTGCCGCGCAGCCTGTTCCGCCGCATCCTCGTCGAATTTCCCGAGGCGGCGCGGCGCGTGCACGGCGAGTTCCGCCGCAAGATGCAGGCGACCACCGATGAGCTCAACCGCATCGGCGGCCTGTTCACCGCCATCGAGGAGCGCTGAAACACGCCCCGCGCGCGGCTTGCTTGACGAAACGTCAACAGCCGCCCAATGTCCCCTTCCGGATGCACAGTCGGCAATTGCAACCCCTATGTCGCCCGGTCCCGGAACAGAGGCGATCGCTCGCGATCGCCCGCCTCGCAAGCACCGGAGAATGAGCCATGGTCCAGCCCGGCGGGCGGAACAGCCTTACGCGCCAGAGCCGCTCTGAACTGTCGCGCCGCTTTGCGGGTCTCCTGGTTCTGTGCGGCCTGCCGCTGCTGCTTCTGGTCGTCTATCTCTCCTGGTCGACCTATGGCCGTGCCGAGGTCACGGCGCAGGCGCGCGAGCACCTCGTCGAACATGTCACGCTTGTCGCCGGCATCGTCGCGACCTTCACCGTGCTCGCGGCGCTGATCTGGCGCCAGTTCGTCGCGCCGGCGGTGGCGCTCGCCCGCTACGGCATCGAGGCGACCAAGGGCGGCATGCCGGCTCCCGCCGTGCCGGCGCCGTGGATGCCGCTGCGCCAGCAGATCGAGGCGGCGGTCGGCGAGCGGATCGCGCAGATCCACCAGCTGCGCGCCATGATCGACGGCATTCCGCTGCGCACCGTCTATGTCGACCACAACCTGATCTATCGCGACGCCAACCGGGAATTCCTGGAATTCCTGGGCAAGACGGCGGACGAAGTGCTCGGCCACACCGTCGGCGAGATCCTCGGGCCCCGCGTGGTTGCCGAATATCAGGCGATGAGCGACCAGGTGCGCAGCGGTCAGACCATGCGCTGGGAAGGCTGGATCAACTTCATCGAAAAGGGTGATCGCTACCTGCAGGTGTCGCTCATTCCCTATATTCCCGTCGGCGAGACGGAAGTCGGTTTCCTCACCTTCACGCGCGACCTGACCGAGCTGAAGCACGGCGAGCAGCAGCTGGCGCTGAACATCGATGCGCTCGCCCGGTCGGAGGCGCTGAACAAGGCGGTCGTCCAGTCCTCGCTCGATGCCATCATCGTCGCCGACGAGGACTGGCACGTCATCGAGTTCAACCCGGCGGCGGAGGCGATGCTGGGCTTCACCCGCGACGAGGCGCTCGGCCGGCTCGCCTGGGATCTCGTCGTGCCGTCCAGCCAGCGCGAGCCGCAGATAGCGACCATGGAGCGCTACAAGGCCAAGACCGATGTCGGCAGCCTTGCGCGCCGGTTCGAGACCGAAGGCCAGCGCAAGGACGGCTCGGTGTTTCCGGTCGAATATTCGGTCAAT includes these proteins:
- the yycF gene encoding Transcriptional regulatory protein YycF; protein product: MSQVRKILLCDDDADMREALAEQLALHEEFETSTVDSAAKAIQATKGEHLDLLIMDVGLPDMDGREAVKIMRKGGFKSPVIMLTGHDTDSDTILGLEAGANDYVVKPFRFAVLLARIRAQLRQHEASEDAVFQIGAYSFRPSSKLLVTEKNGKIRLTEKETAILRYLYRQGLKPVSREVLLSEVWGYNSGVTTHTLETHIYRLRQKIEKDPANASLLVTEAGGYKLVP
- a CDS encoding Cyclic nucleotide-gated potassium channel; protein product: MALDDDIALLARVPLFASLGQEPLRLLAFSAETRTVRGGDILFREGQAADAGFVVVEGAFVLSSASGIAERVVGPGVLLGEIALIVETLRPATATARGASSAMRVPRSLFRRILVEFPEAARRVHGEFRRKMQATTDELNRIGGLFTAIEER
- the yfgC_2 gene encoding TPR repeat-containing protein YfgC precursor, translating into MALTLLLAACATAPDPAANVPTPTPAPTEARLPPLTTRDHSRILTAFGGEYDAPAIQRLASDILDRLGAASDRPDQRYRLTVLNSPSINAFALPSGHLYITRGMLALINDVSEFAAVLGHEMAHVSARHANQREDQVRTSELVAVMRARLLNDVAGAEQRREAARVSLASFSRTQELEADAIGVRLLAKAGFDPYGASRFLQTMERNAALRSQAQAASGGPDFMASHPTTPERIRQAVLVARQYSGPDGMPRDRERYLRALEGVTYGEDPRQGFVRGRSFIHPRLGFTVTAPEGFTLENSRAAVTGLGPNDMAIRLDVVRVPSNQSLTAYLGSGWIDGLAESSVEAVTVNGFQAATAIARGPDWSFRIFVVRFGSEVYRLIYAARDLNGEVDQMFRASMETFRRLSAAEAAVKQVRIRTMRAGQGDTVETFLPRMQITDRPAERFRVLNGLGPDEEPRGGELVKIIQE